The Hydra vulgaris chromosome 11, alternate assembly HydraT2T_AEP genome contains a region encoding:
- the LOC136087503 gene encoding uncharacterized protein LOC136087503 isoform X3, with translation MVRRGQPKKNLELIVKFLVTVYFPMWFQIKVKLEGPQHILNQLTLIKLQDENVQMIIEKYVRSSAWNSHSEILLQTLLCSENKIEREFAVNKILEIRKNLKMGNLASRTYKLLYLNLDATILTELITWEEAYEPILTCQMNISELEMIVDCPMVVPYFPVHTQGVERAVKEVTAASETVFGFERRDGFIRARAENRAIIPLFNSKQDLI, from the exons ATGGTTAGAAGGggacaacctaaaaaaaatctagaattAATTGTTAAGTTTCTTGTAACAGTTTACTTCCCTATGTGGTTCCAAATTAAAGTGAAGCTAGAAGGGCCACAACACATCTTGAACCAACTCACCCTAATAAAACTTCAAGATGAAAATGTTCAAATGATTATTGAAAAGTATGTGAGATCTTCTGCATGGAATTCTCATTCCGAAATTTTATTGCAAACATTACTCTGCAgcgaaaataaaattgaaagagAATTTGCTGTTAATAAAATCCtggaaattagaaaaaatttaaaaatgggaaATCTAGCTTCCAGAACATACAAGCTTCTGTATTTAAACTTGGATGCAACCATATTAACTGAGCTTATAACATGGGAAGAGGCTTATGAACCCATCTTAACCTGTCAAATGAACATAAGTGAGCTAGAAATGATTGTGGATTGTCCTATGGTAGTTCCATATTTCCCTGTTCACACGCAAGGAGTTGAGAGGGCAGTTAAAGAG gtaacTGCAGCTTCTGAAACAGTGTTTGGTTTTGAGAGGCGAGATGGATTTATTCGTGCAAGAGCAGAAAATAGAGCAATAATTCCTCTTTTTAACAGCAAGCAGGACCTCATTTAa
- the LOC136087503 gene encoding uncharacterized protein LOC136087503 isoform X2 has protein sequence MVRRGQPKKNLELIVKFLVTVYFPMWFQIKVKLEGPQHILNQLTLIKLQDENVQMIIEKYVRSSAWNSHSEILLQTLLCSENKIEREFAVNKILEIRKNLKMGNLASRTYKLLYLNLDATILTELITWEEAYEPILTCQMNISELEMIVDCPMVVPYFPVHTQGVERAVKEVKVTAASETVFGFERRDGFIRARAENRAIIPLFNSKQDLI, from the exons ATGGTTAGAAGGggacaacctaaaaaaaatctagaattAATTGTTAAGTTTCTTGTAACAGTTTACTTCCCTATGTGGTTCCAAATTAAAGTGAAGCTAGAAGGGCCACAACACATCTTGAACCAACTCACCCTAATAAAACTTCAAGATGAAAATGTTCAAATGATTATTGAAAAGTATGTGAGATCTTCTGCATGGAATTCTCATTCCGAAATTTTATTGCAAACATTACTCTGCAgcgaaaataaaattgaaagagAATTTGCTGTTAATAAAATCCtggaaattagaaaaaatttaaaaatgggaaATCTAGCTTCCAGAACATACAAGCTTCTGTATTTAAACTTGGATGCAACCATATTAACTGAGCTTATAACATGGGAAGAGGCTTATGAACCCATCTTAACCTGTCAAATGAACATAAGTGAGCTAGAAATGATTGTGGATTGTCCTATGGTAGTTCCATATTTCCCTGTTCACACGCAAGGAGTTGAGAGGGCAGTTAAAGAGGTAAAG gtaacTGCAGCTTCTGAAACAGTGTTTGGTTTTGAGAGGCGAGATGGATTTATTCGTGCAAGAGCAGAAAATAGAGCAATAATTCCTCTTTTTAACAGCAAGCAGGACCTCATTTAa
- the LOC136087503 gene encoding uncharacterized protein LOC136087503 isoform X1, with the protein MEKSKFRFLSPALFTDKSIDRKIKKSYCDVQDICRKRLTKKEKIDNIMDSMSRLFDITNCKCVILYCNESSCLGCERKVHINCKCEKSARIPLIELEFIQSQRNKEGDKAQVVIGSTNYKEVERKRKAIERSSKKEHDLKKFKEKEIINICCLKKTYDEFLENFNDEVKWSNSELECSYNTENSHVLDKSEDFKLKRNYMKIQNTAIAAIRYEVSNTAAAAIASGFLKDLVEAKIVP; encoded by the coding sequence ATGGAAAAAAGCAAATTCAGATTTTTATCTCCAGCATTATTTACAGATAAGTCCATTGATAGAAagatcaaaaaaagttattgtgaTGTTCAGGATATTTGCAGAAAAAGATTAaccaaaaaggaaaaaattgaCAACATAATGGATTCTATGTCACGGTTGTTTGATATAACTAATTGTAAATGTGTAATTCTTTACTGTAATGAATCAAGTTGTCTGGGATGTGAACGAAAAGTTCATATTAACTGTAAATGTGAAAAATCAGCAAGGATCCCCTTGATAGAGTTAGAATTTATTCAATCACAGAGAAACAAAGAGGGGGACAAAGCTCAAGTTGTGATAGGATCAACAAATTATAAAGAGGTTGAAAGGAAGCGAAAAGCAATTGAGCGAAGCAGTAAAAAAGAACATGATCtgaaaaagttcaaagaaaaggagataataaatatttgctgtttgaaaaaaacatatgatgagtttttagaaaattttaatgacGAAGTAAAGTGGTCAAACAGTGAGTTAGAGTGTTCTTATAACACAGAAAATTCTCATGTACTAGATAAAAGCGaggattttaaattaaagagaAATTATATGAAGATACAAAATACAGCTATTGCTGCAATTAGGTATGAAGTTTCAAACACTGCTGCTGCTGCTATTGCTTCTgggtttttaaaagatttggtGGAGGCTAAAATTGTTCCGTAA